CGTGGTCCACAAGGTCTCGAGCGGCCTCACCGTGGAACCGAACCCCTCGGGTCACGTCAGAGCCTCGCCGCTGTTCAGCCTCCACCGGGAGCTGTTCAGCAGAACGTCCGTAAACAAGACTGTGGCCGAGAGAGGGTGGGCCCGGAACTTCACAGGAGCCTACATCCTCCATCTGATGTTCAGAACCTTGCTGGAGGCAGGGTTTGGGGCAGCACACTACTATCTTTTTGGTTTCTACGTCCCCAGGAGGTTCTTGTGCCAGCATTCACCGTGCACCACCCAGGTGGACTGCTACATCTCCCGGCCCACCGAGAAGACCGTGATGCTCAACTTCATGCTCGGTGTGGCTGCTCTGTCCCTTTTCCTAAATGTGGTGGATTTTGTCTGCGCCATCAAGCGCTCTGTAACGCagaagagcaagaagaaaaTGATGGTGGAGAAGATTTATGAGGAAGAGCAGTGTTTCCATTCAGCTGGAGGCGCCACCAGAGCCATGGAGCCAAGCTCTTCCCTGGCCCAGCAGgatctggaggtggaggtgggccTGACGGGGAGTTTCCGGAAGAGACAAAGCAGCAAGGGCTCTTGCGGAGGGGGATTGCTTGCCCCAGGCCAGGATCCAGCCTCCCCGGAGCACTCCTCTCTGCCATGCTCTCCAGGAGCTCCAGGTTGCAACACCAACGGGAACAACGGCTACTCTGTTCCGCAAGAGGAGGTTCTGGAGAGGAATGGCAGTGAGGTTGCTCTCTGCCCCCCCGAGCCAGCGGGGACACCAAAATCCATTCGTGTCAGCAAACGCAGCCGCCTTAAACCGCCACCCCCACCGAGACGGGACCTTGGCTCATCTCCCGGTGGGTCAACAGGGCCTATCGGGGAAGTTTCCACAGCAACAGCGATCTGTACGAGGAGGGTTGGTCAGTACACGCTGGTTGAGCTGGCAAGCAACGCAGAGCTACAGACCAACGACGATGGGCAAGAGAAAAGATCAGAGTGGGTATGATCAAGATGGACGGATTTATTCATGGGTTCATTTGAATAGGTGTGGACATTATGTAAGAAACAGACACCGAGAAACCCTCGCAGTGGGAACAACTATTCGAGCTGACACCCTGCCATGCTCTCTACCTCGTTTTTAAAACGCACTCTCACTTGAGGAGAATCCGGAGTGGCAACACTTTCACCAGACACCTCAGACTCATGAGGCATGATCATATTTGGTGTGATTTCATCTCAGCATCGGATCACGTTGCCTACGAGGGCCCGCGGGCTGGGTGATGCAAAGTAGCAAGAATTTCAAGTCAGGGATCTGAGCTCTCTCAACAAAGCAAGTCAAGAATGACGGGACACTCTAGCCTCCAGAGTCCTTGAAGAACCACAACCTTGAGAGAGTCTAAAAGAGGGCAGCCCACCTGTTTCTTCCCTTGTTGCCTTTTACCCCCGCCTTCCCTGACACGCCGCCCATAAACAATGCTAGGCCTTGACCTGCCCCATGTGTACAGCCCACCACAGTCACTCTATATGATGGATCCAGAGACCCCCTCTCTTTTGTGCTTGGGTCAAAGAACATCAGTACCCTGTAGGCTAACTGCTTGGGATGACCTTTTGGAATAAGAGGCCAAAATGAAAGACAATAATCTGGctaaggtgttttttttttttccctgagctCATAGAATGAAATAGGATTCCTCAGTCGGCGGTGAAGGACACTATGAAGGCCCTTCGAAAGCCAGCGTAGGCTCACAAAGCAATTATGTTCCCCCATAGGGGCTCTGTATTTATGGAGACAGCTTGTCACTCTATTTCAGGGCCTTGCAGAGCTTAGGAGGAATACAAACCTCAACATACACTGTCACTGGAAATAGAGCACAGCGAAGCTCTGTAAGCGAGCCGTGCAGCCTGTTGCCCTTCAGGATATCTGCTCTCTGCCTGCTGTAGCTTTGGTTTCACCTTGATCACAGCTCAGATTTATGTGGGGCGTCTCCCACCGTGACACGTGTCAACTGTAGATGGAATAGTGGGGATGCTGTAATGTTTAACTAACTCATTCCAGATATATTTCCAGGTTTTCCAGTCTATTTTCTCAAAACCACCCGGGCCATGTTAACCAGGTGACTGAGAGTAGCCTCCCGCAGTAAATCAGTGGCATCGCTGTCACATCTGCCGTTCTATAGCTGAGGGGCTGCTCCTCTGTGTAAATGGATAGCTCTTGATCTCCCCTCCCTCTTGCGGTCTCTTTGAAGGCGACAACAAAAGCTCCCGGCCCCATATCTCACCTATCTACTGAGTGCTGCACCCAGACTGTCATAAGGGTGACCACAGGGGGTTTCTCGTCAGACCACAGCAGGTCTGATGGTGTCGCACCTCCTTCACACCCACCGTGTGGTGTTTAAGTCAAAGCTGGGCTGGGTTACACTTAAACGTTCGGGTTAACGTGTTAAATGATATTTAAtaagtgctgtttttgttgtcatagGAACAAATCGGTCCTGAATCTGTTCTTTATCAGAGTAATCGATGTTGTGTGCTCCGTTGCCATGAAATTCTTTCTTACATTgccgttcttttttttttttttgatcaaaaACCACCTGTGCCTTATTCTCCTGACATGTAATATCcattaaaaatgtcctttttttctcccgAAGCAATAACGAATTAATTCATGCACAGTTGCGTGTGATTACATATGAAGTGAAGAGCAAAAGTCTTGTCATTGTTTAATACTGTGTTTGATCTCTTCTTATGTTTTCTACTTGTTTCGCTCACTGACTCTTGATCTTTCTGTGTGTACCAGTGTTAGCTGTCCATCATTGTTGTTGAAACTGCAGCGACGTTGGAGATCATGTCACTGTTCAAAGCACTTTATCATAACTCATTCTTTGATCCGGTCCAGTGTGCTGTCGTCTCTCCACCAGCACCGTAGTTTGAAGTCGTGCTGCCCTCCAGTGACGCAAAATGTGAAATGCTGCTGTGTATTGAATTGAACAATGAGTGTAAATGTACCTTTGTATATTTGTATCTTCGTAAAACATTCAGgttgtgacattttctttcaataaaCGGGTGGAGAACTGTTAAGAGtttatttctgaatgttttgctCTCTACATTATCTAAACAGTGATATGTCACACCATTTGCtccagcagtttttctttttcccccctttcagTAATTTTAGGCCATCCCAATTCATAGCAATCTGCTCTTGAGGCACACAAATGCTTCAGCTGCTATAAATGGACACTGCAAATGAAGTTGAAAGATTCAGCGTTTTTGTTCATCatcaccaaaaaataaaaaagtcaccTCATCTTGTTGACAAAAAGAGCAGTCATTTATGTTTCAAATTTCTGCATATTTGCACCATTTGAGACCGGTTCGTCTCCTTTTCTGGAGCCAGGCAGGAATGTGGATTTCTTTGAGCTGGTATGCACATTTGCGACACTCCCTGCAGTGGTCAGAGGCAGCCCACCGCCCTCCTCGTCTCAAGAGGGGGCTTTTGCCTGAAACATAAACTTTTTTGCAGCCCTTAGCAATTACAGTGAACGCTGCAATACACATGGTAGTTGGTGTCATGACCTCTGCGGGTCGCTGCATTTAAACTTggatgcaaacacatgcagcatGGACACAGGTGTGTCCCGTCCTGCTGATTGTGCTGCCTGACAGAAGAACAGCAGGAACGAGAGAAGGTGAAACGTTACAATGCTCACATGCTGTAGCTGTAAGGAGAAGGCGACCCAAGGCCCCTCAGAGcttgttctgttgtgttttttccacctGTACCTTTGTGCAAcatcctgctctctcttttACATGCAAACAGCCTGAAGTTGCAGGACTGGGAGTCGATCTTAAAACCGGCTCAACAGCTTACTGCCTCAAAAATCAGACTAGCTCATCCAACtatgtttgtttccttcatcCTGCTGTGGACCTGCGTTCTCCTCCTTATCTCTTTACCAAATGTCAGCGACCCAAGAACTTTCCTCCAGGCCCACCTCCACTCCCCATCCTGGGGAACCTGCTGAACCTCAGCCTGGACAGCCCCATGAAAGACTTTGACAGGGTAGGAGCAGTGAGACAGGACTAACACACTGCCTTTTAATTGTTATGCTGCTGATCGCCAGCCACACACATTCATACCAGGACGGCGCAGCACTTTCCGAATACTAAGTGTGTGTAATCTGCTCTACACCAAAGTGGCTATGAGCGCGTTGTGCCGCCTAATTAAATTGTGCTGGTTCTGAATTCCAGAGGCATTGTGTCAGTGCTCCAAATGACTGACGTGCTATTAATGTTGGGTATTAAttagaattaaaatgtttgttgatAATGTCTGTTGAATCCATATGAATACAACAAAATTGAGAATGCCACTACGGTTATGAGGTTAATATCTTTCCTTCGCAAGAACAAAGTTTGCAGAGCAGTGCTAATGTTTTCATGGGACTCCATAACAGATTTACTGCTGTTTGAATAGGTGATAGGCTGTAACATCCATATGGAGGGGACAGACCATTCACTTCAAAATACTTAAATAGAATCATAATAATATTAAGAGTTTGCTCTTGCCGTGCTCTGCCCTAGCTGTGGAAGTCCTACGGAAACGTCTACAGTCTCTTCATCGGACCCAAACCGGCTGTGGTCATCAATGGCGTGCAGGCCATGAAGGAGGCCATGGTGACCAGGGCTGCAGACTTTGCTGGACGACCTCAAGACATTTTTTGTCAGTGACCTCACCCAGAGAGGTAAGACGGAGATGGAGTATAATATATCAGCTTATGTAACCTCTGAAAGAAGGAATAATATATTCCTCTCCTACAAATCAAATGCACTCTTACTCAgtgaccttgtttttttttttctctcacagccCTGCTTGCGTTGTTATTACTGGTAGCCAATGGCCGCCAATGTTAGCAATCGTTAGAAAGAGTTTGCTTTGCAACTGAACCTTACAGAGTTTTTTGACTCTTCTCTATTTGTGCAAGTGTCTATGTACATGATGTGTACGTTAACATTTAGCATCTTGTAATTGCCATTTGTGGCTTAGTTACCAAAACATCACATCCCTGTACCCACACCTGTCATAGGAATGGTTCTGGCAGACTATGGCGTTAGCTGGCGGGAGCATCGTCACCTTGCTCTGATGACTTTGAGGAACGTTGGTCTGGCAAAGCAGTCCATGGAGCAGAGGATTCTGGGAGAGATACAGTGCACAATGGAAATGCTGGAAAAGAGCATTGGTATGTGGCTGCGCCCACTGTGACCTCATGCTTTATTACGTAATGCTCTGACCCCGCCGTGTCGTCATTGGTACACCTGTCACAGGTACGACGCTGGGTCCTCAAGTGCTGTTTCACAACGCTGCCTCTAACATCATCTGCCAGGCTCTGTTCACTGCACGTTACGACTACGACGACAGCTTCATCCAGGTGGTGGTCCGGTGCTTTAAAGAAAATTCCAAGATCGCTAATGGACCCTGGGCTATGGTGagtcaaaatatatttatgtaagGATACATCTGAGCTACTGAGAGGAGCGGTGAGAATGAAGTATTTGATACAGTCTTGTCTTAAGAAGTGTACAGAGCTCAGATATTTTCCTGTTTTagaatccaaaacaaaaaaccaaaaaaccatGGATGTTAATGACAGAACTATGATAAATCACAGAGCTTGAAAGATGACTGATAACAACTCTGTCAACTCTTTGATCACATTTCCACTCTCCACAGCTTTAAATGTACACAGATGGCATTTTAGAATTTGCAGTGCAGTAAAAAGTTAGCTGAATGCTAGCGGAATTAGTTAAAACATGTGTtcctggactttttttttattccaatgGCACTCAAATAGATAAATCAGCTTTAATTTTTGTTCATATTCCAGAATTCAGGGTCATTTTGTGTCATCCATAGCCTCAGCCAATATCTGCTTTGTGTCGCAGGCCCCAGGAGTCCTGCACTGACATTATGTAGGCTAGCCAGTGAATTAGCATCCACTAGCCAGAGACCTGCTctatattttctcattttcattttaataggGATGGATCAAGACTGCCAAATACTGTTTCCAAagcaaaagcaaacatttgaactaacagttttaaatatttatttctaaaaaaagaTCTGAGAGAGGTTTAACTTTAGTTGTAGACGTTATCTGCATCACAAGTTTAGTCTTTCCTTTGGTCTGTAAAACTGAGtgcaacctttaaaaaacagtatATCTTTCCTTCCAGCTGTATGACTCTATTCCCGTGATTCGAAACCTGCTGCTTCCTTTCAAGAAGGCGTTTAAGAACATTGAGGTGGGTAGATTCATACTAATTTCTCCCTAATAGCATTATTAAAGTGCtacttattctttttttcaaattccacTGGGAGCCAACAAAGTCTAAAATGTTCAAATCGAGAACACGAGGCTTTAAGCAGGAACATTTTCAAGTCTCACCCCCCACGGAactctcccctctttttttcctttttctcagaCTTGTAAGAACCTTGTAACTCGTCTGATCGCTGAGCACAAAGACACCAGAGTCCCTGGGCAGCCGCGAGACTTCCTCGACTGCTATCTGGATGAACTGGATAAGGTGTGTGTCTTTCAAGTAAAGCGTATTTGAAtgagagataaagacagataAGAGTCCAGAATCAAACGATCGGCCTTCTCTCACTAGAGAGGCGACAGTGGCTCTTCTTTTTGTGAAGATCGGCTCATCATGTTTGTTCTGGATCTCCACTTTGCCGGGACCAACACTACACCCTGCTCACTGGGTTCCTCCACCTCATGACCTACCCAGATATCCAAGGTTTGTTGAATCACCACTGCACTTTGAATCTGTAATTCTGGCTTTTTTTGTGTTAGGGTTAGACGTTTCTTCGACGTTTCAAGGACTTGTTCAGTGGTTTTATCCCATCGCTCTGTCCGTCTCTTTCACTCTATCAGAGCGATGTCAGCCGGAGATCGACCGGGTGTTGGAAAAGAGGGATCACGCCAGTTACGATGACAGACACAACATGCCTTACATGCAGGTTaattttattaatcttttcGACACAGTGTGGTCCAGTTTCTGGCTTTATTGGATTTAAGAAATCAGACTTGTCAGAATCTTCATGACAggtttttaaacagtgtttactGCTCTTGTCTGTTGTGGTTGAgctcctgcatttttttttttttttttgtcactgcagGCTGTGATCCATGAAGTCCAAAGGGTAGCCAACACCATCCCTCTTAGTGTCTACCACTGTACAACAAATGACCCACAGCTCATGGGATACTCCTTACCCAGGGTAAGACTGTTACTACACCTTTTAGATCACGCAGCGAAGATCATTCTCTACGCCACCTTTCTTAATTCACATTGAACAAAGCAACGGCAACAAAATCCTGTCCGGGGTGTGATTTTTGGATAGCATGCCATGTGTTCCGCAAGTAAGAGAGCTGCGACGTGTAACGCAACGGCTGTGTCCTCCTGGTATCCTGTTGAGGTGGCTCTAACAAGATGCTAAAGGATTTAAATGATTAGATCAATAGTATACGTTCATGGGTCATCTGCGATTCGTCAATTAACTGATAAGTGGATTAGGTGGGACAGATAGTGAATCAGTTATATTGATAAATAAGCAGAACTACCCATGATCCTCTGGTCCACGCTTGGCCAGTGCGTCACTTTGCTGCTTCGCTATGTTTCATATGGTTGTGaactgaatatgtttgggttttggCCCGGCTGTTGGGCGTAAGAGGACATTCAGAGATGCACGTTTGGCCTTGGGAAATTGTGATGGAGATTTtgaaagtgctttttttttcagagaataaGGAACACGAAGAAGAGAGTTTAAAAGAAAGCCAAGGAAAGGCCTTGGAAGTTGGTTGGCTATTCAATGATCAatcactttcatgacaaaaatgCGTTATGATAGATATCAGATGTGCAAATATTTCATCCATGAGGGAAGTGCGTTGAACAAAGTGACATAAAAGCACCCGCTTGTGTTACATTTCTCCTGAGGGCACGCTGGTCATCCAAAATCTGAACTCGGTGCTGAACTCGGGACAGTGGAAATCCCCTCGTGAGTTCAACCCCGACAAATTCCTCAACGGCCAGGGAGAGTTCGTTAAACCAGAAGCGTTCATGCCTTTCTCTGCGGGTATGACGGCCAAAAAACCCCTAATGTTCTGTcctctatttttcattttttttctatgaacATACATGACGTGCCGATTGAAACTATCTCACGTGTCTCAGAGAGGGTCTGGCTCCTCATCATGGTGACTCTGCTGAGGCGCTTCAAGTTCATCTGGCCCGAGGATGCAGGGCGGCCGGACTACACCCCCGTCTGTGGGGTCACGCTGTCCCCTAAGCCTTACTGCATGAAGGTCCAACTCAGGGCCACACAGTAACCTTCAGTCAGACATGAGACACAATGTGTCCTCCCCAAGATACAACAAGTACAGTTAAAAGACTTGTTTGCATTTAGTTAAATACACTGAATAATCCATTACATGCCtttgtaaatgattaatttcaGGCAGACCATGTGTGCCGTGCAGTGAATAACTAATTCAGCAGCCATGACCCTATAGAATTGCTTTCATTTCgcctgaaagaaagaaaagtgtagTTAATGGCTCCCTCAAGTGGACAGAATTGGGTATTGCGGTTAGTAAGGTTTGATTAATTCTTGCTTATTTCATGGGGCTTGTGAGCAGCGAACTCTTTCCAAATACACTGTGACGGTGATcttgtctcagtgtttttctgaaCCACTGTGAAATGGTCAAACTCTTGAGGCCccattgaggaaaaaaaaaaaagctgccagcCTGCCTGTCCTTAAGTTTCAAGGATAAGAAAAATGCCGGGTTTCTTTGCGGTTCCTGAACTCATGGCTGTGTCCTTCCCTGCCTCATACTTGATAACCTGTCTTAAGAAACCCTAACTagaaatgtaaattcagtttttcaggGTCCAAGCTATCCTCATTTAAGATTCCTAACTATCCTAAATCAGGAGCAGTCAGGATACAGGTTTCTGTCGTATCAACAATTCAGAATCATTCTAAAGTGAGATAGCATGggactgcagatgtttttgtaaTGAGGACCCTGATCCGTGCAGTGTGGGCAGAGGCTGACCTCGAACACCACATCTGATTTTCAGCAcactttttgccttttttttaatgcagtttaattCAGTACTATCAATGTCAAATGACAGAATATTTGAGAAGAGATTTGTTGATGTCATGTCACCTGGTACATTTGTGCTGTGAGTCAGTCTGATATGTGAAGCCACCTGTTGAAAGTGCAGTGAACTAGCAGATGGTCCCTGATATGATCGAGCTGAATAGTTCCAAATAGATAATGTGTTTAATTGTGAAAATGCGAAGAGTTTGGTTATATTAAGTGTGAATTTCATCTCACTTGATATAAAGTAACACAAGGTGcactgtgacattttacattacattgtcCTGTGAGCAGAATTGCCTTTTTATAATACGCTCCGGATCAATcgatcaaaataaaatgatattgCTTTGATAACTGACTaatcgtttcagtcattttatgaACCAAAATTTTAAATCTGCTGGTTACAGACTCTTAAATGTCAGGAATTGCTGCTAATCTC
This is a stretch of genomic DNA from Acanthopagrus latus isolate v.2019 chromosome 19, fAcaLat1.1, whole genome shotgun sequence. It encodes these proteins:
- the LOC119008510 gene encoding gap junction delta-4 protein produces the protein MAGSASEVIFISVNHSITLMGKVWLIVMVLLRILILLFAGYPLYQDEQERFVCNTIQPGCANVCFDLFSPVSLFRFWLVQLVTLCLPYIIFIIYVVHKVSSGLTVEPNPSGHVRASPLFSLHRELFSRTSVNKTVAERGWARNFTGAYILHLMFRTLLEAGFGAAHYYLFGFYVPRRFLCQHSPCTTQVDCYISRPTEKTVMLNFMLGVAALSLFLNVVDFVCAIKRSVTQKSKKKMMVEKIYEEEQCFHSAGGATRAMEPSSSLAQQDLEVEVGLTGSFRKRQSSKGSCGGGLLAPGQDPASPEHSSLPCSPGAPGCNTNGNNGYSVPQEEVLERNGSEVALCPPEPAGTPKSIRVSKRSRLKPPPPPRRDLGSSPGGSTGPIGEVSTATAICTRRVGQYTLVELASNAELQTNDDGQEKRSEWV